Proteins found in one Carcharodon carcharias isolate sCarCar2 chromosome 8, sCarCar2.pri, whole genome shotgun sequence genomic segment:
- the LOC121280979 gene encoding uncharacterized mitochondrial protein AtMg00860-like, which produces MLEEYGLQVCKDKCEIFHPSVEYLGYVIDVAGLHKALSKVESIVDAPAPQSISQLRSLLGQLNYYERFIPQLATLLRPLHELLCQNKAWKWTEACDTAFKKAKAALTDSEVLMHFGLSLHRVQVVEVSPY; this is translated from the coding sequence ATGCTAGAGGAGTATGGCCTACAGGTTTGCAAAGACAAATGTGAGATTTTTCATCCCTCTGTGGAATATTTGGGGTATGTCATTGATGTTGCTGGGCTTCACAAAGCACTCTCCAAGGTTGAGTCTATTGTAGATGCTCCAGCTCCTCAGAGTATCAGCCAGCTTCGCTCACTCTTAGGGCAGCTGAATTATTACGAGAGATTTATTCCACAGCTGGCAACCCTGCTGAGACCACTGCATGAGCTTCTGTGTCAGAACAAAGCCTGGAAATGGACAGAAGCCTGTGACACTGCGTTCAAGAAGGCTAAAGCAGCGCTGACAGATTCTGAGGTACTGATGCACTTTGGCCTCTCCTTACACCGCGTGCAAGTTGTAGAGGTATCGCCTTATTGA